In Naumovozyma castellii chromosome 1, complete genome, one DNA window encodes the following:
- the NCAS0A04130 gene encoding uncharacterized protein (ancestral locus Anc_2.413) — protein sequence MSPAFNPDYFKRVDQPKDLKPKIPSVSKLCKEMMPDICTLGEFSNTFKDDIDFLSAAINAEYGKDDYFDSALDDTFKAIILEQPHKQPFIALLIIVVASKNKIAAENIMFSLLFKFQTCLYQTTSFGAITSGTGPWNSIKLFVRFFAIISPIIDKKMVITFYKKLLELSIDLNDSDPKARNSLSEMLYVTTLLNIPYFFYFNRVPNSLLEDVIALLEDAQSNFRIKSSINDLFHTFWPCDSKHNVDLVKVTLSNVINVLKDDYKRLKQFFSKLDDFLPAKLPTLESDVNILFPTLQELIPVSDLKKSSGFVDKIWGYPRPLFQIFVPNENVPFETVVPITTYEGQLLNDIITDLVEGLEFNRKEVATQIITLDLFFKKGFFTVPGIPLVSLNAEYQLDKSITTYKIEDTAIETVLGLLFKLPVVSHPVAYFYALLVEICQNSPSVIAPIFGRAFRYFYNNLETLDFELQTRFLEWFSFQIGNFEFAWKWQEWQTYSQRYSGMFYNSKVNFSNNLLRKIMRMTSNTPMVEEKLPEYFKTSSKLSLLSPEDLRDYYQSFFEDYTVNSEDLKPNDLYFRNSMVPMNEAVNWMKEYIQKHPTSPSLPVLENALTKIKNNFNSIISKFDHFSIVLLIHMTLYCGKKALSLTSNYILGMHHILKGIFDKINIPQIEKEFMIVEAILRFWNSNPHIGFLVTEMFLFHGFVSIQVILQFIFNDYNGKVYGLVDESTILFTFRILDYHTLPELETFSPPNYVFKRLVSILNDTAKKSQKQGQKISNSLMSTEKYDLTWKYHTVKKYLKYIYRTYGHILIDQSSLDNNLFTDLLIDDIDDLV from the coding sequence ATGAGTCCTGCCTTCAATCCAGATTACTTTAAGCGGGTGGATCAGCCCAAAGACCTGAAACCAAAAATCCCATCCGTTTCGAAGTTGTGCAAAGAAATGATGCCAGATATTTGTACCCTTGGGGAATTCAGTAATACATTTAAAGATGATATCGACTTTCTCTCTGCAGCAATTAATGCAGAATATGGTAAGGATGACTATTTTGATTCTGCATTAGATGATACCTTTAAAGCCATTATATTGGAACAGCCTCATAAACAGCCATTTATTGCTCTATtaattattgttgttgcttcTAAGAATAAAATTGCTGCTGAAAATATCATGTTTTCCCTCCTTTTCAAGTTTCAAACATGTTTATATCAGACAACGTCATTTGGTGCAATTACTTCTGGTACTGGTCCTTGGAATAGTATTAAGTTATTTGTTAGATTTTTTGCAATTATCTCCCCAATTATAGATAAAAAGATGGTTATTACATTCTACAAGAAGCTTCTAGAATTAAGCATTGACCTAAATGATTCTGATCCAAAGGCAAGAAATTCATTATCCGAAATGCTGTATGTTACAACCTTACTAAACATTCCATActtcttttattttaatcGTGTACCAAACTCCTTATTAGAAGATGTTATTGCTCTACTTGAAGATGCCCAATCAAATTTTAGAATTAAGAGTTCGATAAACGATTTATTCCATACATTTTGGCCATGTGATTCAAAGCATAATGTGGATTTAGTGAAAGTTACTTTATCCAACGTCATAAATGTATTGAAGGATGATTACAAAAGGCTGAAACAGTTTTTCTCCAAACTGGATGACTTCCTACCAGCTAAATTGCCTACGCTAGAGTCAGACGTGAACATACTATTTCCAACACTTCAAGAATTAATCCCTGTTagtgatttgaaaaagagTAGCGGATTTGTTGATAAAATTTGGGGGTACCCTAGACCTCtcttccaaatatttgttccaaatgaaaatgttcCTTTCGAAACAGTAGTCCCCATTACGACCTATGAAGGTCAGttattgaatgatattattactgATCTTGTAGAGGGCTTAGAGTTTAATAGAAAGGAAGTAGCAACTCAGATTATAACATTGGATTTGTTTTTCAAGAAAGGTTTTTTTACTGTTCCTGGAATCCCACTTGTGAGTTTGAATGCCGAATATCAACTGGATAAAAGCATTACAACCTacaaaattgaagatacTGCTATTGAAACGGTTTTGGGACTTTTATTTAAACTTCCTGTGGTTTCGCATCCGGTGGCATATTTTTACGCGTTACTAGTGGAAATATGCCAGAATTCTCCTTCTGTAATTGCTCCAATATTTGGAAGAGCGTTCCGGTATTTTTATAATAACTTAGAAACGTTGGATTTCGAATTACAAACTAGGTTTTTAGAGTggttttcttttcaaatcggtaattttgaatttgctTGGAAATGGCAAGAATGGCAAACATACTCACAAAGATATAGTGGTATGTTCTACAACAGTAAAGTcaacttttcaaataatttgcTAAGGAAAATTATGAGAATGACTTCGAATACTCCTATggttgaagaaaaattaccagaatattttaaaacaagTTCTAAGCTCTCTCTTCTCTCTCCCGAAGATCTTCGCGACTATTATCAATCATTTTTCGAAGATTATACGGTAAACTCTGAAGACTTAAAGCCTAATGACCTATATTTCCGAAACTCGATGGTTCCAATGAATGAGGCTGTTAATTGGatgaaagaatatataCAAAAACATCCAACATCTCCCTCCCTCCCTGTATTAGAAAATGCTCTAACAAAGATTAAAAATAActtcaattcaataatcAGCAAGTTTGATCATTTCTCGATTGTATTATTGATTCATATGACGCTATACTGTGGGAAAAAGGCGTTGTCATTAACATCTAATTACATACTTGGAATGCATCATATTTTAAAGGGCATTTTCGataaaatcaatattcCTCAAAtagaaaaagaatttatGATAGTTGAAGCTATTCTGAGATTTTGGAACAGTAATCCTCATATTGGATTTCTAGTAACCGAAATGTTTCTCTTTCATGGGTTCGTATCCATTCAAGTTATTCTacaattcatttttaacGATTATAACGGTAAAGTTTATGGTTTAGTGGATGAGTCCACAATACTTTTTACATTTAGGATATTAGATTATCACACACTCCCCGAACTGGAAACATTTTCCCCTCCTAATTATGTATTCAAGAGATTAGTTTCGATTCTGAATGATACCGCCAAGAAATCCCAGAAACAGGGACAGAAAATATCCAATTCGTTAATGTCGACAGAGAAATATGATCTAACATGGAAGTACCATACCgtaaagaaatatttgaaatacaTTTACAGAACGTATGGACACATTTTAATTGATCAAAGTTCATTAGACAACAATCTTTTCACAGATCTCTTGAtagatgatattgatgaccTGGTTTAA
- the NCAS0A04140 gene encoding 60S ribosomal eL15 domain-containing protein (ancestral locus Anc_2.417), whose amino-acid sequence MGTQKDIEIRKSFAVDALKIIFKYSHFQKLVFSKLSAVFKHYIKKRGYVLNLSTMGAYKYLEELQRKKQSDVLRFLQRVRVWEYRQKNVIHRASRPSRPDKARRLGYKAKQGFVIYRVRVRRGNRKRPVPKGATYGKPTNQGVNELKYQRALRATAEERVGRRAANLRVLNSYWVNQDSTYKYFEVILVDPSHKAIRRDARYNWICNPVHKHRENRGLTATGKKSRGINKGHRYNNTKSGRSKIWKKHNTLSLWRYRK is encoded by the coding sequence ATGGGAACGCAAAAAGACATTGAAATTCGAAAATCTTTTGCAGTCGACGCGCtgaaaattatatttaaatattcacatttccaaaaattggTATTCTCTAAGCTTTCTGCTGTCTTTAAACATTATATCAAAAAAAGAGGTTACGTACTAAATCTATCAACAATGGGTGCTTACAAGtatttggaagaattgcaaagaaagaaacaatcTGATGTCCTAAGATTCTTGCAAAGAGTCAGAGTTTGGGAATACAGACAAAAGAATGTTATTCACAGAGCTTCTAGACCATCTAGACCAGACAAGGCTAGAAGATTAGGTTACAAGGCCAAGCAAGGTTTCGTCATCTACAGAGTTAGAGTTAGAAGAGGTAACAGAAAGAGACCTGTTCCAAAGGGTGCTACTTACGGTAAGCCAACTAACCAAGGTGTTAACGAATTGAAGTACCAAAGAGCTTTGAGAGCCACCGCTGAAGAAAGAGTTGGTCGTCGTGCTGCTAACTTGAGAGTCTTGAACTCCTACTGGGTTAACCAAGATTCTACTTACAAGTACTTTGAAGTTATCCTTGTTGACCCATCTCACAAGGCTATCAGAAGAGATGCTAGATACAACTGGATCTGTAACCCAGTTCACAAGCACCGTGAAAACAGAGGTTTGACTGCCACTGGTAAGAAATCCAGAGGTATCAATAAGGGTCACAGATACAACAACACCAAGTCTGGTAGATCTAAGATCTGGAAGAAGCACAACACTTTGTCCTTGTGGAGATACAGAAAATAA